The DNA window GGCTCTCGGGATCGGTGGAGCGGGTCACGTTTCACAGCGAGGAGACGGGCTTCTGTGTCTTACGGGTCAAGGCACGAGGGCATCGGGAGTTGGTGGCAGTCGTCGGTACCGCGGCGGCGGTAAGTCCCGGGGAGTTTGTCGAGTGCCAGGGGGAGTGGACGAACGACCGAAACCACGGCTTGCAATTCAGGGCACATGAGTTGCGGGTGGTCCCGCCGAGTACCGTCGAGGGCATTGAGAAGTACCTCGGATCGGGGATGGTCAAGGGTATCGGCCCGAAGTTGTTGACACATTCCGGAGCCCTTCGGGCCGTGTGGACGGCCTATGGACAACATCCGTGTTGCCCACAGGCCGCCCACACTCTCGGGCCTCTCGCCCACAAGCTCCACAGGCTCAACAACGACATTACAGAAAGAATGATGCACTACCCTAATCCACACTCCGAGTGTTCAACTAACGCTGGTACTTGGGTGTTCAATTAACGCTGGTACTTCACCCATGAGCGGTCGTTGGATTGCTCACCGACAGTTGCGGAGGCAACAAGGTTATCCTAAGCCTCTGTGAGTCTCACGAACGCTACGAGGAGTCCACCGCGTCGGAGCTTGTGAGCGATGAGATCTTCGCGTGTGCTTGTTTAGATCTCACCCGGATGGCACCACCAAAGCTCTTGGCTAGGTTCGAGAGCACCTGGGTGCGACGGATTATAGCATCGGCACCGGGCTTGCCTGCATCGCGTGGACAGGACGAGGCGCCAGGTGCGGCTCTTTAGGGAAATGCCCGAACCCGCGCCAGTACCGGCGTTTCGGGGGGCGCACGGCTATCGAGGCTTCTCGACTTCGCGGTCGCTGTCCCTGGCCAGTCGTTGGTATAAGCTATTGAAAAGATAAAATTAAAGCGTTTATAATTCCCGGCTATGATGCGTACGAGTGCTCATAACATGAAGAGGTTGTGGCCACCCGCCCGCGACGTCTCGAGCGCGGGTCCTGGGACTTGATGTCTGCCAGCTCCACGTGCTGTCCGTCGGTGGGGCGGGCCGCGGGCGCGGAGGCGCGGGGCTGCATGAGCGTCTGGCCCTGCACATGGGCGCAGACCTGCAGCAGGTGTTCGGCTGGACGCGGAGGGCCGCCCGGTCCAGAAAGCCGCTGCAGGCATGCTCGCTCCCGTTGTCGTCCGTAAGCTTCGGTCAAACGTCGATGTCGTTTTTCAGCTCGCCGGGCACGCGTAGCAGCGGCTTCGTCCCGGTTGCTCCTCGCTGCTTTATCTACACAGCTTCTCACACGGGATCCCATCTTTATCATTATCTAATCTGTACAGGTCTACGTCCTTCATGTAATACATTGCTTCTTTGCAAGACGACATCTGCCTGCGCGTACGCCCGCAAGGCCCTGCTGCGTCGAGGCGTCGGGCGACTCGGCTCTTGGTGGCCGCAGACCGGATGACCACCACCCCGTAGGGCGTGTAGCGCTCCCTACCGCGATCGACCAGGACCGCCTCCGCGGCATTGTCCCGCGGGACCAGGAGTGCACGTCCGGCGTTTGGCACCGACAGGGCCGAGGACAGATTCCACAGCATTGTGGATGACATAAAATCTTACGTAGAGTCAACTACGTTTCTCTGCCTTGACATCTAATTTCGAGATGGTATGTCCCAGTATCTCAAGGGTAGGCGGGCCGTCACGGTCGGAAGGGGCACGCCGGCTACGGGATCACGCAACGCCAATAAGGTCGCCGGGGAGGCCCTGCTCTGGGCGCGCTCGGGTAGGCGCTCGGTACGAGCTAGGGGGCTACCGGGCGACAATCGGCAGTGTCATGGATCGGGTGACAAAGCGCCGCCCGGCCTGGGCTTTGTTGCAAAGGGCAAGGCCGTTTCTGATAATGGCCGCTCGCTCTTCGTTCCGGGAGACGTGGACTTGATCAATGATCTCAACGAGCGTCACGAGCTGGCAGAGCGGCTTGCGGCGCCCCGCACGAGCTTCGCTCCCCGGTCCACTACTTGAGGCGCTATGCGACAAAGCGGCTCGCTTGGAATGCCTCTTCTGGATCTCCTCGCTCGGCCCCGCCGCCCGAGGCGCTCGCCCACCGTCCTCCTGGGCCTCGAGGCGCCGCGGCGACCACAGTCCCCGAGGTCTTCCTGCCGGTGGCGACCCGGGCGTCGATCACGCCGGGCGAGTTGGTGCGCCTGGACAGCGTCGTGTCCCTGACGCTTCGGCGGCTCCGCGATTTCGGACTGACGGGCGTCGCCCAGGCCCTCGTAGCCATCGAGCTCCGTGCCCGGACGCGCCGTCCACGGCCACAACACCAAACAAGAGGCGAAACCTCTTGCACGGCTAATTGATAGGAAAATCATATACGAGATCGACGGCCTGACTCTTAAAGGTCCACCTCAGACGCACGTTGTCAATATCAGGGTTGAGGGGGGACTCGCCGGTATTACGGCAGGTGGGTTCTGAGGCCACGCAAAGAAAGGAGCAGATCAGGATGAGCCTCACAATCTTCTACAGCTATCTAACCGGCGCGGAGCACACTTTCCACACGACGGGCGACGAGGTCGTAATCGGGCGGCCTGTGTATGAGCCGGTTCAACTTGATCTCTCGCCCGACCCGAACGTGTCACGCCTGCATGCGCATTTATTCTACAGTCTGGGTACTGGTGGGCTGAGGATCTAGGCAGCAGGTACGGAACTCTTCTTAACGATAAAAGAGTAACAGGGCAAGCCGAACTATCGCCCGGGGACCAGATGAAGATAGGCGATACCGTCCTCCGAATCGATTTCTCGGCATCTGATGTGGCGCCGGGGCCGGGGGTAGTTGAAAGTCTGACGGTCGATGAAGTCCTTCCTCCACCGTCTGTGTCAGAGGATAAGCGCCTGGAAGTGTTGGCGAGGGTGACAGAAATCGCGGCCACCTCGCAGTACCAGCAGGCTATGCTGGAGAGATTTCTTGAAGAACTGGGCCGTGCCTTTCCAAATGCCAGCAGGCGCACGATTGTCCTGATCGAGGATGGCGAACTGGTGCCGCGCGTCAACTGGCCGCCGCTGTCCGCCCAGTTCAGCTTTACGCTGGCGCGGCGGGCGATCACGACGGGCCGGGCGCTGATGTGGAAGCCGTCAGCTCGAGTTGGATAATGACGCGCCCGTGGCCCCGAGCCTCTTGGACACGGCAGCCGCGTTATATGCCCCGATGTTAAGCAACGGGTTGTTCGTGGGCGTCATTCATCTGGACACGACCTCGTCGGAAGCGGATTTCAGGGACGAGGATAGAGACCTGCTCAGTTTAATGGCGAACACGATGGGCCCGGCTATCAGGGCCGGCGGCCTCGGTTCCCTTCCACCATTACCGACGGTCTTCATCTCTTACGCGCACGGGGATAGAAATTTCGTTTCTCAACTGGCGAACGACCTGCGGCGCAGGCGGGTCAGGGTGTGGCTCGACCAGCGGCTGAAAGCCGGAGAAGACTGGCGCAGACAACTCGCCGCGGCCATAAAAGGAACGAACGCCTTCGTGCTGGTGATGTCGCCGCAAGCCACCGCATCCGAACACGTGCTTTGGGAGCTTAATACGGCGCAGTCAATGGGCAAGAAGGTATTCAGTTTGATGTATCAGGACTCCGCGGCGCCTCTCACTATTCTGCCCCTGCAACATCACATTCATATAGGCGTGGACTACACGGCCGCCTTGGACGAACTGGTGAAAATGCTTTATGAGTTGGAGTCACCGGCCCTGAAGGGGAAGTGGGAGGTAGAGCCGGGTGGGATCGACGGAAGCCGGGCGGTCGTCGAGGTAGGCTGGGAGCAAGAGGAAAGGGCCACACCGCAGCCAGAAGTCGTCCCCTCCGCTTCGTCGCTGTCCATTCTCCACCTTTCTGACCTGCACTTCGGCACCGAAGAAAACGCCGTCAACTGGTTTAGCCAGCTGGACGACGATTTGCGCCGCGAACTCGGCTGCGAGCGCCTCAATGCGCTCGTCGTCTCCGGCGACATCGCCAACTTTGTACCGAGGCAGAATACCAGGCGGCTCGGCGCTTCATGGAATTACTGAGTAAGAGCTTCAATCTGGAGGCGGAGCAAATCGTCATCGCCCCCGGCAACCACGATCTAAGTTGGACGGCCTCCCGCGCCGCCTACAAGTTAATGCGCCGGGAAGAACTCAGCCCCGACACGCCCAGGGACAGTTATATAGACCGCGATGGGGTCGTCGAGCTGCGCGACGACGAGCAGTACGAGGAGCGCTTCGTTAATTTTAGTAACTTTTATAAGGCCGTCAAAGGGGAGAGCTACCCCCTGGAGTACGGCAAGCAATTCAGCATAGCCCATCTTCCGGCCCAGAAGCTGTTGATCCTCGGCCTTAACTCGGCGTGGAAGCTGGATCACCACTACAAGACCCGCGCCGACATCTACTCCGTCGCGCTTTCCAACGCCCTCATCAGCATCAACGAGTCGGCGCAGGCGTACGAAGGTTGCCTCAGGATCGCAGTCTGGCACCACCCACTCACTAGCGCGTTCGAAGACCGGATTAAAGACCACGGCTTCATGGAGCGCCTGGCGGTCAACGACTTTCGCATCGCCCTGCACGGCCACATTCACAAAGCGGACAACGGGCGTTTCCGAATCGATTTTTCCAGCGACGGGCGCGGCATAGATACAATCACGGCAGGAACGTTCGGCGCCCCCGTCAAAGAGTGGACGCCGGGCCACCCTTTGCAGTACAACCTGCTCAGGGTGGAGGGCCAAAAGCTGACGGTGGAGACCAGGCGGCGGGAAGAACTCGGCGGCGCGTGGAGAGCGGATGCGCGGTGGACCCCGGGTAAGAACCGCGACCCTCAGCCGCGGTACACGATTGAGCTCTGATCTCTGAGCGGAATCATCCTTACGCGGAAGGGCCGGCCAATGCCCTCGAAATCAAAGCCTCACTATCAAGCAGGAGCCAGGATCGGCGGGCGCTACCTGATTCATCAGGGCGCGCTGCAAGGGAGCATGGGCGAAGTTTATCTCTGCCTCGATCTTGAACTAAACGTTCCTGTGGCCCTCAAGACGTTTCAGCGTTCTTACATTGATAAGCCGAGTCTGCGCGAAAGCCTCGACACGGAAGTGGAGGTCTGGGTGGCGTTGGGAAAGCACCTGAACATCGTCCGCTGCTTACATCTCAACATCGTAGACAGCCTGCCCTTCATCTTCATGGAATGGGTCGCCGGTGACAGGAAGCTCGGGACAGACCTGCGCAGCTGGTTGAGGCAGGGAGCGTTGCCTCCGCGTCGCGCGCTGGATTTCGCTCTCGACATCTGCCGGGGGCTGAGCCGCGCCGCGCAAAAAAAGCCAGGGCTCGTGCACCGAGACTTGAAGCCGGAAAACATCCTGATCACGGACCTGCGTGTCGCCAAGATTACCGACTTCGGGCTGGCGAAGGTGTTCCGCGCCGCGGTGGCCTCCGGTGAGAGCGTAAGCGAGACGGGGGCGCAGCCTCAACCTTCCGCACCGCCGGGGCCGATGTTCTACATGGCTCCGGAGCAATGGCGTGGCGAGCCGCTGGACGTACGCGCGGACATCTACGCCATCGGCTGCATCCTGTATCAAATGCTGGCGGGGAGCCTGCCTTTCGCCGCCAGCACCATCAATGAGCTGCGTCGCCTGCACTCTGAGGCCACCGTCCCGAAGTTGCCGGGCGGCGGGAACGTCCCCGAAGCGCTCACCAGGACGCTGGAGAGGTGTCTGGCTAAGGATAGGGGGGAGAGGTTTGTGACCGCCGAAGAAATGTCCGGCGAGCTCTCAGACATATACCGACGGGAGTTCTCAGAGCCGCCGCGCGAGTTCACCCTCGACGACGAGTTCACGGCCGCCGAGCACATGAACCGCGGCAACACCTACGAAAGGCTGGGCCGGCACGAAGAGGCGCTGGCCGACTTCAACACCGCGGCCCGGCTCGCGTCCGACGACGCCGACGTCTACTCGAACCGCGGCAGCGCCTACAACATGCTCCGCCGCTACGACGAGGCCCTCGCCGACTTCGCTCGCGCCATCCAACTGGACCCGGCCTTCCCGCATGTCTACACCAACCGCGGCACGACCTACGACGCCCTGAACCGCCGCGAAGAAGCCCTCGCCGACTACACGCGCGCGATACAGGTGGATGACTCCTACACCGAAGCCTATTACAACCGAGGCCGCACCCGTGGCATGCTCGGACTCTACGAAGAGGCCATAGCGGATTTCACACGGGCGATAGAACTCGACCCCAAATTGGCCGTCGCCTATGCCGGGCGCGGCAACGCCTATGGCGGCCTGGAACGCTATGAGGAGGCGATAGCCGACTACGACCGCGCGCTGAAAATTGACCCTATCCTGTCGCCTGTCTACCTCGACCGCGGCGGGAAAAATTTCATCCTCGGTAGATACAAGGAAGCTCTGTCCGACTTCAACAAGGCCACCTATTTCGACCCGAACGATTACCTGGCGTATTACAGGCGCGGACTCACTCGCGCCACGCTGGCTGAGCACGAAACGGCCAGGGGCGACTTCAGCCGCACCATTGAGCTAAACCCCAGGTTCGCCCACGCCCACACCGCTCGCGCTGAAGCTAACTTCGCCATCGGGCGCTACGAGGAAGCCCTCACTGATTTCAACTACGCTCTCGAGCTCGACCCTACAGATTTTACTGCGCACCTGGATCGCGGCGCTCTATACGCCCGCTTCAAACGGTACGACGAGGCGAGGGCGGACTTCGCTCGCACCATAGAGCTCAAGCCCGCGACGGTGCAGGCGTACATGAAGATGGGCGCGCTGCTGAGCTTTCTCGGCGCACCGCACGAAGCTCTGCCTTACTTTGAGGAGGCCGCAAAGCTGGGCGATCCGGAAGCCGCTCAGCACGTTGAGCGGACGCGGCAGGTGTTGCTCGCGGG is part of the Pseudomonadota bacterium genome and encodes:
- a CDS encoding metallophosphoesterase, translated to MELLSKSFNLEAEQIVIAPGNHDLSWTASRAAYKLMRREELSPDTPRDSYIDRDGVVELRDDEQYEERFVNFSNFYKAVKGESYPLEYGKQFSIAHLPAQKLLILGLNSAWKLDHHYKTRADIYSVALSNALISINESAQAYEGCLRIAVWHHPLTSAFEDRIKDHGFMERLAVNDFRIALHGHIHKADNGRFRIDFSSDGRGIDTITAGTFGAPVKEWTPGHPLQYNLLRVEGQKLTVETRRREELGGAWRADARWTPGKNRDPQPRYTIEL
- a CDS encoding TIR domain-containing protein; the encoded protein is MGVIHLDTTSSEADFRDEDRDLLSLMANTMGPAIRAGGLGSLPPLPTVFISYAHGDRNFVSQLANDLRRRRVRVWLDQRLKAGEDWRRQLAAAIKGTNAFVLVMSPQATASEHVLWELNTAQSMGKKVFSLMYQDSAAPLTILPLQHHIHIGVDYTAALDELVKMLYELESPALKGKWEVEPGGIDGSRAVVEVGWEQEERATPQPEVVPSASSLSILHLSDLHFGTEENAVNWFSQLDDDLRRELGCERLNALVVSGDIANFVPRQNTRRLGASWNY
- a CDS encoding tetratricopeptide repeat protein, with the translated sequence MGEVYLCLDLELNVPVALKTFQRSYIDKPSLRESLDTEVEVWVALGKHLNIVRCLHLNIVDSLPFIFMEWVAGDRKLGTDLRSWLRQGALPPRRALDFALDICRGLSRAAQKKPGLVHRDLKPENILITDLRVAKITDFGLAKVFRAAVASGESVSETGAQPQPSAPPGPMFYMAPEQWRGEPLDVRADIYAIGCILYQMLAGSLPFAASTINELRRLHSEATVPKLPGGGNVPEALTRTLERCLAKDRGERFVTAEEMSGELSDIYRREFSEPPREFTLDDEFTAAEHMNRGNTYERLGRHEEALADFNTAARLASDDADVYSNRGSAYNMLRRYDEALADFARAIQLDPAFPHVYTNRGTTYDALNRREEALADYTRAIQVDDSYTEAYYNRGRTRGMLGLYEEAIADFTRAIELDPKLAVAYAGRGNAYGGLERYEEAIADYDRALKIDPILSPVYLDRGGKNFILGRYKEALSDFNKATYFDPNDYLAYYRRGLTRATLAEHETARGDFSRTIELNPRFAHAHTARAEANFAIGRYEEALTDFNYALELDPTDFTAHLDRGALYARFKRYDEARADFARTIELKPATVQAYMKMGALLSFLGAPHEALPYFEEAAKLGDPEAAQHVERTRQVLLAGAGVPDSFAALSTERSAGVSSRELAAGEMVEVGRQLPEPVATSARSGDLTAAEYVNQGVAYKAFGRLEEALAAYDRAVGLEPNFAPAYSNRGNVYKGASKNCDESLYCRGMLQGISLSRPILEQHQGSRSAFLRGSS
- a CDS encoding excalibur calcium-binding domain-containing protein gives rise to the protein MKDVDLYRLDNDKDGIPCEKLCR